One window of the Piliocolobus tephrosceles isolate RC106 chromosome 17, ASM277652v3, whole genome shotgun sequence genome contains the following:
- the TAOK2 gene encoding serine/threonine-protein kinase TAO2 isoform X3: MPAGGRAGSLKDPDVAELFFKDDPEKLFSDLREIGHGSFGAVYFARDVRNSEVVAIKKMSYSGKQSNEKWQDIIKEVRFLQKLRHPNTIQYRGCYLREHTAWLVMEYCLGSASDLLEVHKKPLQEVEIAAVTHGALQGLAYLHSHNMIHRDVKAGNILLSEPGLVKLGDFGSASIMAPANSFVGTPYWMAPEVILAMDEGQYDGKVDVWSLGITCIELAERKPPLFNMNAMSALYHIAQNESPVLQSGHWSEYFRNFVDSCLQKIPQDRPTSEVLLKHRFVLRERPPTVIMDLIQRTKDAVRELDNLQYRKMKKILFQEAPNGPGAEAPEEEEEAEPYMHRAGTLTSLESSHSVPSMSISASSQSSSVNSLADASDNEEEEEEEEEEEEEEEGPEAREMAMMQEGEHTVTSHSSIIHRLPGSDNLYDDPYQPEITPSPLQPPAAPAPTSTTSSARRRAYCRNRDHFATIRTASLVSRQIQEHEQDSALREQLSGYKRMRRQHQKQLLALESRLRGEREEHSARLQRELEAQRAGFGAEAEKLARRHQAIGEKEARAAQAEERKFQQHILGQQKKELAALLEAQKRTYKLRKEQLKEELQENPSTPKREKAEWLLRQKEQLQQCQAEEEAGLLRRQRQYFELQCRQYKRKMLLARHSLDQDLLREDLNKKQTQKDLECALLLRQHEATRELELRQLQAVQRTRAELTRLQHQTELGNQLEYNKRREQELRQKHAAQVRQQPKSLKSKELQIKKQFQETCKIQTRQYKALRAHLLETTPKAQHKSLLKRLKEEQTRKLAILAEQYDQSISEMLSSQALRLDETQEAEFQALRQQLQQELELLNAYQSKIKIRTESQHERELRELEQRVVLRRALLEQRVEEELLALQTGRSERIRSLLERQAREIEAFDAESMRLGFSSMALGGIPAEAAAQGYPAPPPAPAWPSRPVPRSGAHWSHGPPPPGMPPPAWRQPSLLAPPGPPNWLGPPTQSGTPRGGALLLLRNSPQPLRRAASGGSGSENVGPPAAAVPGPLSRSTSVASHILNGSSHFYS; this comes from the exons ATGCCAGCTGGGGGCCGGGCCGGGAGCCTGAAGGACCCAGATGTGGCTGAGCTCTTCTTCAAAGATGACCCAGAAAAGCTCTTCTCTGACCTCCGGGAAATTGGCCATGGCAGCTTTGGAGCCGTATACTTT GCCCGGGATGTCCGGAATAGTGAGGTGGTGGCCATCAAGAAGATGTCCTACAGTGGAAAGCAGTCCAATGAG AAATGGCAAGACATCATCAAGGAGGTGCGGTTTTTACAGAAGCTCCGGCATCCCAACACCATTCAGTACCGGGGCTGTTACCTGAGGGAGCACACGGCTTGG CTGGTGATGGAGTATTGCCTGGGCTCAGCTTCTGACCTTCTAGAAG TGCACAAGAAACCCCTTCAGGAGGTAGAGATCGCAGCCGTGACCCACGGGGCACTTCAGGGCCTGGCGTATCTGCACTCCCACAACATGATCCATAG GGATGTGAAGGCTGGAAACATCCTGCTGTCAGAGCCAGGGTTAGTGAAGCTGGGGGACTTTGGTTCTGCGTCCATCATGGCACCTGCCAACTCCTTCGTGGGCACCCCATActg GATGGCACCCGAGGTGATCCTGGCCATGGATGAGGGGCAGTATGATGGCAAAGTGGACGTCTGGTCCTTGGGGATAACCTGCATCGAGCTGG CGGAACGGAAACCACCGCTGTTTAATATGAATGCGATGAGTGCCTTATACCACATTGCACAGAACGAATCCCCCGTGCTCCAGTCAGGACACTG GTCTGAGTACTTCCGGAATTTTGTCGACTCCTGTCTTCAGAAAATCCCTCAAGACAGACCAACCTCAGAGGTCCTCCTGAAG CATCGCTTTGTGCTCCGGGAGCGGCCACCCACAGTCATCATGGACCTGATCCAGAGGACCAAGGATGCCGTGCGGGAGCTGGACAACCTGCAGTACCGTAAGATGAAGAAGATCCTGTTCCAAGAGGCACCCAACGGCCCTGGTGCTGAGGCCCCAGAAGAGGAAGAG GAGGCCGAGCCCTACATGCACCGGGCCGGGACTCTGACCAGTCTCGAGAGTAGCCACTCAGTGCCCAGCATGTCCATCAGCGCCTCCAGCCAGAGCAGCTCTGTCAACAGCCTAGCAGATGCCTCCGACAacgaggaagaggaggaggaggaggaggaagaggaggaggaggaagaaggcccCGAAGCCCGGGAGATGGCCATGATGCAGGAGGGGGAGCACACGGTCACCTCTCACAGCTCCATTATTCACCGGCTGCCG GGCTCTGACAATCTATATGATGACCCCTACCAGCCAGAGATAACCCCCAGCCCTCTCCAgccgcctgcagccccagctcccacctccaccacctcTTCCGCCCGCCGCCGGGCCTACTGCCGAAACCGGGACCACTTTGCCACCATCCGAACTGCCTCCCTG GTTAGCCGTCAGATCCAGGAGCATGAGCAGGACTCTGCACTGCGGGAGCAGCTGAGTGGTTATAAGCGGATGCGACGACAGCACCAGAAGCAGCTGCTGGCCCTGGAGTCGCGTCTGAGGGGTGAACGGGAGGAGCACAGTGCACGGCTGCAGCGGGAGCTTGAGGCGCAGCGGGCTGGCTTTGGGGCGGAGGCAGAAAAGCTGGCCCGACGGCACCAGGCCATCGGTGAGAAGGAGGCACGAGCTGCCCAGGCCGAGGAGCGGAAGTTCCAGCAGCACATCCTTGGTCAACAGAAGAAGGAGCTGGCTGCTCTGCTGGAGGCGCAGAAGCGGACCTACAAACTTCGCAAGGAACAGCTGAAGGAG GAGCTCCAGGAGAACCCCAGCACTCCCAAGCGGGAGAAGGCTGAGTGGCTGCTGCGGCAGAAGGAGCAGCTCCAGCAGTGCcaggcagaggaggaggcagggctgcTGCGGCGGCAGCGCCAGTACTTTGAGCTGCAGTGTCGCCAGTACAAGCGCAAGATGTTGCTGGCTCGGCACAGCCTGGACCAGGACCTGCTGCGGGAG gaccTGAACAAGAAGCAGACCCAGAAAGACTTGGAGTGTGCACTGCTGCTTCGGCAGCACGAGGCCACGCGGGAGCTGGAGCTGCGGCAGCTCCAGGCCGTGCAGCGCACGCGGGCTGAGCTCACCCGCCTGCAGCACCAGACGGAGCTGGGCAACCAGCTGGAGTACAACAAGCGGCGTGAGCAAGAGTTGCGGCAGAAGCACGCGGCCCAGGTTCGCCAGCAGCCCAAGAGCCTCAAA TCTAAGGAGCTGCAGATCAAGAAGCAGTTCCAGGAGACGTGTAAGATCCAGACTCGGCAGTACAAGGCTCTGCGAGCACACTTGCTGGAGACCACGCCCAAAGCTCAGCACAAGAGCCTCCTTAAGCGGCTCAAGGAAGAGCAGACCCGCAAGCTGGCGATCTTGGCCGAGCAGTATGACCAGTCCATCTCAGAGATGCTCAGCTCACAGGCG CTACGACTTGAtgagacccaggaggcagagttccaGGCCCTTCGGCAGCAGCTTCAACAGGAGCTGGAGCTGCTCAACGCTTACCAGAGCAAGATCAAGATCCGCACAGAGAGCCAGCATGAGAGGGAACTGCGGGAGCTGGAGCAGAGGGTCGTGCTGCGGCGGGCACTGCTGGAGCAGCGG GTGGAAGAGGAGCTGCTGGCCCTGCAGACAGGGCGCTCTGAGCGAATCCGGAGTCTGCTTGAGCGGCAGGCCCGTGAGATTGAGGCCTTTGATGCAGAAAGCATGAGGCTGGGCTTCTCCAGCATGGCTCTGGGGGGCATCCCGGCCGAGGCTGCTGCCCAGGGCTATCCCGctccaccccctgccccagcctggccCTCCCGTCCCGTTCCCCGTTCCGGGGCACACTGGAGTCACGGCCCTCCTCCACCAGGCATGCCTCCTCCAGCCTGGCGTCAGCCGTCTCTGCTGGCTCCCCCAGGCCCCCCAAACTGGCTGGGGCCCCCCACACAGAGTGGGACACCCCGTGGCGGAGCCCTGCTGCTGCTAAGAAACAGCCCCCAGCCCCTGCGGCGGGCAGCCTCGGGGGGCAGTGGCAGTGAGAACGTGGGCCCCCCTGCTGCCGCGGTGCCCGGGCCCCTGAGTCGCAGCACCAGTGTTGCTTCCCACATCCTCAATGGTTCTTCCCACTTCTAttcctga
- the TAOK2 gene encoding serine/threonine-protein kinase TAO2 isoform X4, with translation MPAGGRAGSLKDPDVAELFFKDDPEKLFSDLREIGHGSFGAVYFARDVRNSEVVAIKKMSYSGKQSNEKWQDIIKEVRFLQKLRHPNTIQYRGCYLREHTAWLVMEYCLGSASDLLEVHKKPLQEVEIAAVTHGALQGLAYLHSHNMIHRDVKAGNILLSEPGLVKLGDFGSASIMAPANSFVGTPYWMAPEVILAMDEGQYDGKVDVWSLGITCIELAERKPPLFNMNAMSALYHIAQNESPVLQSGHWSEYFRNFVDSCLQKIPQDRPTSEVLLKHRFVLRERPPTVIMDLIQRTKDAVRELDNLQYRKMKKILFQEAPNGPGAEAPEEEEEAEPYMHRAGTLTSLESSHSVPSMSISASSQSSSVNSLADASDNEEEEEEEEEEEEEEEGPEAREMAMMQEGEHTVTSHSSIIHRLPGSDNLYDDPYQPEITPSPLQPPAAPAPTSTTSSARRRAYCRNRDHFATIRTASLVSRQIQEHEQDSALREQLSGYKRMRRQHQKQLLALESRLRGEREEHSARLQRELEAQRAGFGAEAEKLARRHQAIGEKEARAAQAEERKFQQHILGQQKKELAALLEAQKRTYKLRKEQLKEELQENPSTPKREKAEWLLRQKEQLQQCQAEEEAGLLRRQRQYFELQCRQYKRKMLLARHSLDQDLLREDLNKKQTQKDLECALLLRQHEATRELELRQLQAVQRTRAELTRLQHQTELGNQLEYNKRREQELRQKHAAQVRQQPKSLKSKELQIKKQFQETCKIQTRQYKALRAHLLETTPKAQHKSLLKRLKEEQTRKLAILAEQYDQSISEMLSSQAVVSSILLSQRFREHLEHMCKYTWGIDSAV, from the exons ATGCCAGCTGGGGGCCGGGCCGGGAGCCTGAAGGACCCAGATGTGGCTGAGCTCTTCTTCAAAGATGACCCAGAAAAGCTCTTCTCTGACCTCCGGGAAATTGGCCATGGCAGCTTTGGAGCCGTATACTTT GCCCGGGATGTCCGGAATAGTGAGGTGGTGGCCATCAAGAAGATGTCCTACAGTGGAAAGCAGTCCAATGAG AAATGGCAAGACATCATCAAGGAGGTGCGGTTTTTACAGAAGCTCCGGCATCCCAACACCATTCAGTACCGGGGCTGTTACCTGAGGGAGCACACGGCTTGG CTGGTGATGGAGTATTGCCTGGGCTCAGCTTCTGACCTTCTAGAAG TGCACAAGAAACCCCTTCAGGAGGTAGAGATCGCAGCCGTGACCCACGGGGCACTTCAGGGCCTGGCGTATCTGCACTCCCACAACATGATCCATAG GGATGTGAAGGCTGGAAACATCCTGCTGTCAGAGCCAGGGTTAGTGAAGCTGGGGGACTTTGGTTCTGCGTCCATCATGGCACCTGCCAACTCCTTCGTGGGCACCCCATActg GATGGCACCCGAGGTGATCCTGGCCATGGATGAGGGGCAGTATGATGGCAAAGTGGACGTCTGGTCCTTGGGGATAACCTGCATCGAGCTGG CGGAACGGAAACCACCGCTGTTTAATATGAATGCGATGAGTGCCTTATACCACATTGCACAGAACGAATCCCCCGTGCTCCAGTCAGGACACTG GTCTGAGTACTTCCGGAATTTTGTCGACTCCTGTCTTCAGAAAATCCCTCAAGACAGACCAACCTCAGAGGTCCTCCTGAAG CATCGCTTTGTGCTCCGGGAGCGGCCACCCACAGTCATCATGGACCTGATCCAGAGGACCAAGGATGCCGTGCGGGAGCTGGACAACCTGCAGTACCGTAAGATGAAGAAGATCCTGTTCCAAGAGGCACCCAACGGCCCTGGTGCTGAGGCCCCAGAAGAGGAAGAG GAGGCCGAGCCCTACATGCACCGGGCCGGGACTCTGACCAGTCTCGAGAGTAGCCACTCAGTGCCCAGCATGTCCATCAGCGCCTCCAGCCAGAGCAGCTCTGTCAACAGCCTAGCAGATGCCTCCGACAacgaggaagaggaggaggaggaggaggaagaggaggaggaggaagaaggcccCGAAGCCCGGGAGATGGCCATGATGCAGGAGGGGGAGCACACGGTCACCTCTCACAGCTCCATTATTCACCGGCTGCCG GGCTCTGACAATCTATATGATGACCCCTACCAGCCAGAGATAACCCCCAGCCCTCTCCAgccgcctgcagccccagctcccacctccaccacctcTTCCGCCCGCCGCCGGGCCTACTGCCGAAACCGGGACCACTTTGCCACCATCCGAACTGCCTCCCTG GTTAGCCGTCAGATCCAGGAGCATGAGCAGGACTCTGCACTGCGGGAGCAGCTGAGTGGTTATAAGCGGATGCGACGACAGCACCAGAAGCAGCTGCTGGCCCTGGAGTCGCGTCTGAGGGGTGAACGGGAGGAGCACAGTGCACGGCTGCAGCGGGAGCTTGAGGCGCAGCGGGCTGGCTTTGGGGCGGAGGCAGAAAAGCTGGCCCGACGGCACCAGGCCATCGGTGAGAAGGAGGCACGAGCTGCCCAGGCCGAGGAGCGGAAGTTCCAGCAGCACATCCTTGGTCAACAGAAGAAGGAGCTGGCTGCTCTGCTGGAGGCGCAGAAGCGGACCTACAAACTTCGCAAGGAACAGCTGAAGGAG GAGCTCCAGGAGAACCCCAGCACTCCCAAGCGGGAGAAGGCTGAGTGGCTGCTGCGGCAGAAGGAGCAGCTCCAGCAGTGCcaggcagaggaggaggcagggctgcTGCGGCGGCAGCGCCAGTACTTTGAGCTGCAGTGTCGCCAGTACAAGCGCAAGATGTTGCTGGCTCGGCACAGCCTGGACCAGGACCTGCTGCGGGAG gaccTGAACAAGAAGCAGACCCAGAAAGACTTGGAGTGTGCACTGCTGCTTCGGCAGCACGAGGCCACGCGGGAGCTGGAGCTGCGGCAGCTCCAGGCCGTGCAGCGCACGCGGGCTGAGCTCACCCGCCTGCAGCACCAGACGGAGCTGGGCAACCAGCTGGAGTACAACAAGCGGCGTGAGCAAGAGTTGCGGCAGAAGCACGCGGCCCAGGTTCGCCAGCAGCCCAAGAGCCTCAAA TCTAAGGAGCTGCAGATCAAGAAGCAGTTCCAGGAGACGTGTAAGATCCAGACTCGGCAGTACAAGGCTCTGCGAGCACACTTGCTGGAGACCACGCCCAAAGCTCAGCACAAGAGCCTCCTTAAGCGGCTCAAGGAAGAGCAGACCCGCAAGCTGGCGATCTTGGCCGAGCAGTATGACCAGTCCATCTCAGAGATGCTCAGCTCACAGGCG gttgtttccagtatTTTGCTATCACAACGCTTCCGTGAACACCTCGAGCACATGTGCAAGTATACGTGGGGGATAGATTCTGCAGTGTAA
- the TAOK2 gene encoding serine/threonine-protein kinase TAO2 isoform X1: protein MPAGGRAGSLKDPDVAELFFKDDPEKLFSDLREIGHGSFGAVYFARDVRNSEVVAIKKMSYSGKQSNEKWQDIIKEVRFLQKLRHPNTIQYRGCYLREHTAWLVMEYCLGSASDLLEVHKKPLQEVEIAAVTHGALQGLAYLHSHNMIHRDVKAGNILLSEPGLVKLGDFGSASIMAPANSFVGTPYWMAPEVILAMDEGQYDGKVDVWSLGITCIELAERKPPLFNMNAMSALYHIAQNESPVLQSGHWSEYFRNFVDSCLQKIPQDRPTSEVLLKHRFVLRERPPTVIMDLIQRTKDAVRELDNLQYRKMKKILFQEAPNGPGAEAPEEEEEAEPYMHRAGTLTSLESSHSVPSMSISASSQSSSVNSLADASDNEEEEEEEEEEEEEEEGPEAREMAMMQEGEHTVTSHSSIIHRLPGSDNLYDDPYQPEITPSPLQPPAAPAPTSTTSSARRRAYCRNRDHFATIRTASLVSRQIQEHEQDSALREQLSGYKRMRRQHQKQLLALESRLRGEREEHSARLQRELEAQRAGFGAEAEKLARRHQAIGEKEARAAQAEERKFQQHILGQQKKELAALLEAQKRTYKLRKEQLKEELQENPSTPKREKAEWLLRQKEQLQQCQAEEEAGLLRRQRQYFELQCRQYKRKMLLARHSLDQDLLREDLNKKQTQKDLECALLLRQHEATRELELRQLQAVQRTRAELTRLQHQTELGNQLEYNKRREQELRQKHAAQVRQQPKSLKVRAGQRPPGLPLPIPGALDPPSTGTPIEEQPCSPGQEAVLYQRRLGKEEEAVGERRILGKEGATLEPKQQRILGEESGAPSPSPQKHGSLVDEEVWGLPEEEIEELRVPSLVPQERSIVGQEEAGTWSLWGKEDGSLLDEEFELGWVQGPALTPVPEEEEEEEQGAPIGTPRDPGDGCPSPDIPPEPPPTHLRPGPASQLPGLLSHGLLAGLSFAVGSSSGLLPLLLLLLLPLLAAQGGGGLQAALLALEVGLVGLGASYLLLCTALHLPSSLFLLLAQGTALGAVLGLSWRRGLMGVPLGLGAAWLLAWPGLALPLVAMAAGGKWVRQQGPRVRRGISRLWLRVLLRLSPMAFRALQGCGAVGDRGLFALYPKTNKDGFRSRLPIPGPRRRNPRTTQHPLALLARVWALCKGWNWRLARASQGLASHLPPRAIHTLASWGLLRGERPTRIPRLLPRSQRQLGPPASHQPLPGTLAGRRSRTRQSRALPPWR from the exons ATGCCAGCTGGGGGCCGGGCCGGGAGCCTGAAGGACCCAGATGTGGCTGAGCTCTTCTTCAAAGATGACCCAGAAAAGCTCTTCTCTGACCTCCGGGAAATTGGCCATGGCAGCTTTGGAGCCGTATACTTT GCCCGGGATGTCCGGAATAGTGAGGTGGTGGCCATCAAGAAGATGTCCTACAGTGGAAAGCAGTCCAATGAG AAATGGCAAGACATCATCAAGGAGGTGCGGTTTTTACAGAAGCTCCGGCATCCCAACACCATTCAGTACCGGGGCTGTTACCTGAGGGAGCACACGGCTTGG CTGGTGATGGAGTATTGCCTGGGCTCAGCTTCTGACCTTCTAGAAG TGCACAAGAAACCCCTTCAGGAGGTAGAGATCGCAGCCGTGACCCACGGGGCACTTCAGGGCCTGGCGTATCTGCACTCCCACAACATGATCCATAG GGATGTGAAGGCTGGAAACATCCTGCTGTCAGAGCCAGGGTTAGTGAAGCTGGGGGACTTTGGTTCTGCGTCCATCATGGCACCTGCCAACTCCTTCGTGGGCACCCCATActg GATGGCACCCGAGGTGATCCTGGCCATGGATGAGGGGCAGTATGATGGCAAAGTGGACGTCTGGTCCTTGGGGATAACCTGCATCGAGCTGG CGGAACGGAAACCACCGCTGTTTAATATGAATGCGATGAGTGCCTTATACCACATTGCACAGAACGAATCCCCCGTGCTCCAGTCAGGACACTG GTCTGAGTACTTCCGGAATTTTGTCGACTCCTGTCTTCAGAAAATCCCTCAAGACAGACCAACCTCAGAGGTCCTCCTGAAG CATCGCTTTGTGCTCCGGGAGCGGCCACCCACAGTCATCATGGACCTGATCCAGAGGACCAAGGATGCCGTGCGGGAGCTGGACAACCTGCAGTACCGTAAGATGAAGAAGATCCTGTTCCAAGAGGCACCCAACGGCCCTGGTGCTGAGGCCCCAGAAGAGGAAGAG GAGGCCGAGCCCTACATGCACCGGGCCGGGACTCTGACCAGTCTCGAGAGTAGCCACTCAGTGCCCAGCATGTCCATCAGCGCCTCCAGCCAGAGCAGCTCTGTCAACAGCCTAGCAGATGCCTCCGACAacgaggaagaggaggaggaggaggaggaagaggaggaggaggaagaaggcccCGAAGCCCGGGAGATGGCCATGATGCAGGAGGGGGAGCACACGGTCACCTCTCACAGCTCCATTATTCACCGGCTGCCG GGCTCTGACAATCTATATGATGACCCCTACCAGCCAGAGATAACCCCCAGCCCTCTCCAgccgcctgcagccccagctcccacctccaccacctcTTCCGCCCGCCGCCGGGCCTACTGCCGAAACCGGGACCACTTTGCCACCATCCGAACTGCCTCCCTG GTTAGCCGTCAGATCCAGGAGCATGAGCAGGACTCTGCACTGCGGGAGCAGCTGAGTGGTTATAAGCGGATGCGACGACAGCACCAGAAGCAGCTGCTGGCCCTGGAGTCGCGTCTGAGGGGTGAACGGGAGGAGCACAGTGCACGGCTGCAGCGGGAGCTTGAGGCGCAGCGGGCTGGCTTTGGGGCGGAGGCAGAAAAGCTGGCCCGACGGCACCAGGCCATCGGTGAGAAGGAGGCACGAGCTGCCCAGGCCGAGGAGCGGAAGTTCCAGCAGCACATCCTTGGTCAACAGAAGAAGGAGCTGGCTGCTCTGCTGGAGGCGCAGAAGCGGACCTACAAACTTCGCAAGGAACAGCTGAAGGAG GAGCTCCAGGAGAACCCCAGCACTCCCAAGCGGGAGAAGGCTGAGTGGCTGCTGCGGCAGAAGGAGCAGCTCCAGCAGTGCcaggcagaggaggaggcagggctgcTGCGGCGGCAGCGCCAGTACTTTGAGCTGCAGTGTCGCCAGTACAAGCGCAAGATGTTGCTGGCTCGGCACAGCCTGGACCAGGACCTGCTGCGGGAG gaccTGAACAAGAAGCAGACCCAGAAAGACTTGGAGTGTGCACTGCTGCTTCGGCAGCACGAGGCCACGCGGGAGCTGGAGCTGCGGCAGCTCCAGGCCGTGCAGCGCACGCGGGCTGAGCTCACCCGCCTGCAGCACCAGACGGAGCTGGGCAACCAGCTGGAGTACAACAAGCGGCGTGAGCAAGAGTTGCGGCAGAAGCACGCGGCCCAGGTTCGCCAGCAGCCCAAGAGCCTCAAAGTACGTGCAGGCCAGCGCCCCCCGGGCCTCCCACTCCCCATTCCTGGGGCTCTGGACCCACCTAGCACAGGCACCCCTATAGAAGAGCAGCCCTGCTCACCTGGCCAGGAGGCAGTCCTATACCAAAGAAGGCTGGGCAAGGAGGAGGAAGCAGTTGGAGAGAGAAGGATTCTGGGAAAGGAAGGGGCCACTTTGGAGCCCAAGCAGCAGAGGATTCTAGGGGAAGAATCAGGAGCCCCTAGTCCCAGTCCACAAAAACATGGGAGTCTGGTTGATGAGGAAGTTTGGGGTCTGCCTGAGGAGGAGATAGAGGAGCTTAGGGTGCCCTCCCTTGTACCGCAGGAGAGGAGCATTGTTGGCCAGGAGGAGGCTGGGACGTGGAGCTTGTGGGGGAAGGAGGATGGGAGTCTTCTGGATGAGGAGTTTGAGCTTGGCTGGGTCCAGGGCCCAGCACTGACTCCAGTCCccgaggaggaggaagaagaggaacagGGGGCTCCGATTGGGACCCCTAGGGATCCTGGAGATGGTTGTCCTTCCCCCGACATCCCTCCTGAACCCCCTCCAACACACCTGAGGCCCGGCCCTGCCAGCCAGCTCCCCGGACTCCTGTCCCATGGCCTCCTGGCTGGCCTCTCCTTTGCAGTGGGGTCCTCCTCTGGCCTCCTgcccctcctgctgctgctgctgcttccatTGCTGGCAGCCCAGGGTGGGGGTGGCCTGCAGGCAGCGCTGCTGGCCCTTGAGGTGGGGCTGGTGGGTCTGGGGGCCTCCTACCTGCTCCTTTGTACAGCCCTGCACCTGCCCTCCAGTCTTTTCCTACTCCTGGCCCAGGGTACTGCACTAGGGGCCGTCCTGGGCCTGAGCTGGCGCCGAGGCCTCATGGGTGTTCCCCTGGGCCTTGGAGCTGCCTGGCTCCTAGCTTGGCCAGGCCTGGCTCTACCTCTGGTGGCTATGGCAGCGGGGGGCAAATGGGTGCGGCAGCAGGGCCCCCGGGTGCGCCGGGGCATATCTCGACTCTGGTTGCGGGTTCTGCTGCGCCTGTCACCCATGGCCTTCCGGGCCCTGCAGGGCTGTGGGGCTGTGGGGGACCGGGGTCTGTTTGCACTCTACCCCAAAACCAACAAGGATGGCTTCCGCAGCcgcctgcccatccctgggcccCGGCGGCGTAATCCCCGCACCACCCAACACCCATTAGCCTTGTTGGCAAGGGTCTGGGCCCTGTGCAAGGGCTGGAACTGGCGTCTGGCACGGGCCAGCCAGGGTTTAGCATCCCACTTGCCCCCACGGGCCATCCACACACTGGCCAGCTGGGGCCTGCTTCGGGGTGAACGACCCACCCGAATCCCCCGGCTACTACCACGCAGCCAGCGCCAGCTAGGGCCCCCTGCCTCCCACCAGCCACTGCCAGGGACTCTAGCTGGGCGGAGATCCCGTACCCGCCAGTCCCGGGCCCTGCCTCCCTGGAGGTAG